The window AGCTCTAAGGACCAAAAGCTTTTTTTTGTGTAGTGGTAAACCAAAAATGTACCCTTAAACCGGCTATTAGAAGAGGCCGGCTTAAACTAAGCTTGTTTTTAACTCCAAAAACATCTCTTCACCTCTTCAAAATTACTTATTAGAAGCAGTTTTCTTTTCGAGTACTTTTCCTTTATAAAGTTCATTAACAGCATGACGAATAATATCCGACTTAGTAGGAGGAATAAAAGAATCCTTAGAATATAAAGCAACTAAATCATCAATCATCTTAGATTCATTTTCCGCAAAGCGTACATTCATATTGATATTTTTATTCATTACTTTCACCTCCCTCATACTCTATTTTTAATATACATTGTTTTGCTATGTTTTACAAGTTTCATAGTTTTACCAAACCGCGCATTACAAAGGTCCGTCCTAAGTGTCCTGGACGTCCAGGACACTTAGGACGGACAGGACGGACAGGACAAAGGACACTTAGGACGTCCAGGACAGTTAGGACAGACAGGACTTTTACCCCCTCGTAACGAATAATTGATTTAGTCAAAGGAGGGATAGATTTGTTAAAAGCAGTCCCTACAGAAAGAACATACGATGGCTCTACATTTGCTGAAAAATTAGGAATCACTCCATCAACTCTTAGAAACCACAAAAGCCAATTCACTAAAGTTGGCATTACTTTTAAAAATAATAAAGGAAAAACAATCTACACAGAAAATAATCTCCATATGTTCAGCGCTATGTTAGATTTACACAAACAAGGTGGCATGACTATAGCAGAGTGTGTCCACGCTGTCCTAAGTGTCCAGGACAGTCAGGACAGCATACAGGACAGTCAGGACAGCTTCCAAGAATCTGTTATTACCCTCAAACAATATGAAGACATAATTAAACAACTAGAAATTCAAGAACAAGAGCTACAAAAATGTAAAGCTCAAATAGAGAGACGAGATCGCCAAGTCACAGAACTCATGAGACAAATGCAAGAACTAAGAAAACAGACAGGCCACAAGAAAGCATGGTGGATGTTCTGGAAAAACTAAAAATATCCTTAAATGCTAAAGAAACAGACTTAAACCTGCTTCTGATACGAGACAACACAGTTCTATGAATGATTTATATCTTAATCGAGCAAACTACTCAAGATGTTGTGTAGCATCA of the Priestia megaterium NBRC 15308 = ATCC 14581 genome contains:
- a CDS encoding MerR family transcriptional regulator, which gives rise to MLKAVPTERTYDGSTFAEKLGITPSTLRNHKSQFTKVGITFKNNKGKTIYTENNLHMFSAMLDLHKQGGMTIAECVHAVLSVQDSQDSIQDSQDSFQESVITLKQYEDIIKQLEIQEQELQKCKAQIERRDRQVTELMRQMQELRKQTGHKKAWWMFWKN